One region of Alcanivorax sediminis genomic DNA includes:
- a CDS encoding pyridoxal phosphate-dependent aminotransferase yields MSDISLSDRVQRIKPSPTLAITAKAGELRAQGKDIIGLGAGEPDFDTPEHIKQAAIEAINAGKTKYTPVDGTPGLKKAIIDKYKRDNGLDYEANQILVSSGGKQSFFNMALALLNDGDEAIIPAPYWVSYPDMVLVAGGVPVIIETDVNSRFKITAEQLEAAITPKTRLFVINSPSNPSGMAYSVEELAAIGEVLKKHPNIIVATDDMYEHILWTGKPFVNILNATPELYDRTVVMNGVSKAYSMTGWRIGYAAGPQKLIGAMKKVQSQSTSNPASISQAAAEAALNGDQGCVDEMVKHFKERHDYLTAALDALPGVKCAQGDGTFYAFPDFSEAIANMDGVESDTDLAALLLETAEVALVPGSAFGAPGCMRLSFAVGMDTLKEAIRRIEQALAK; encoded by the coding sequence ATGTCCGATATCAGCCTTTCCGACCGCGTACAACGCATCAAACCGTCTCCTACCCTGGCCATCACCGCCAAAGCCGGTGAACTTCGCGCGCAGGGCAAAGACATTATTGGGCTGGGCGCAGGTGAGCCGGATTTCGATACCCCGGAACACATCAAGCAAGCCGCCATCGAAGCAATCAACGCTGGGAAGACCAAGTACACCCCGGTCGACGGCACTCCTGGTCTGAAAAAAGCCATTATCGACAAGTACAAGCGCGATAACGGCCTGGACTACGAAGCGAACCAGATCCTGGTATCCAGCGGTGGCAAGCAGTCCTTCTTCAACATGGCGCTGGCCCTGCTGAACGACGGTGACGAAGCCATCATTCCGGCCCCCTACTGGGTAAGCTATCCGGACATGGTACTGGTCGCTGGCGGTGTCCCCGTGATCATCGAAACCGACGTGAACAGCCGCTTCAAGATCACGGCTGAGCAGCTGGAAGCCGCGATCACGCCAAAAACCCGTCTGTTCGTGATCAACAGCCCGTCCAACCCCTCCGGCATGGCCTACTCCGTCGAAGAACTGGCCGCCATCGGCGAGGTACTGAAGAAGCACCCGAACATCATCGTCGCCACCGACGACATGTACGAGCACATTCTGTGGACCGGCAAGCCGTTCGTGAACATCCTCAACGCCACCCCGGAGCTGTACGACCGCACCGTGGTCATGAATGGCGTCTCCAAGGCCTACTCCATGACGGGCTGGCGGATTGGTTACGCTGCAGGCCCGCAAAAGCTGATCGGCGCCATGAAGAAGGTGCAATCCCAGTCCACCTCCAACCCGGCCTCCATCAGCCAAGCGGCGGCTGAAGCCGCCCTCAACGGCGATCAGGGCTGTGTGGACGAGATGGTCAAGCACTTCAAGGAGCGTCACGACTACCTGACCGCGGCGCTGGATGCCTTGCCAGGCGTGAAATGCGCCCAGGGTGACGGCACCTTCTATGCCTTCCCGGACTTCTCCGAAGCCATTGCCAACATGGACGGCGTCGAATCTGATACCGACCTGGCCGCGCTGCTGCTGGAAACCGCCGAAGTGGCGCTGGTACCGGGCTCCGCCTTCGGCGCGCCGGGCTGCATGCGCCTGTCTTTTGCCGTTGGCATGGACACTCTCAAGGAAGCAATTCGCCGAATTGAGCAGGCTCTGGCTAAATAA
- a CDS encoding glycosyltransferase has translation MPSSPTPCIAFIITKSEVGGAQRWVLDQIKLLEQHVKCIVITGERGWLSESIQKAQVFIEPALLRRPPTPGGLWRLSRILKQNNVSSLVASSANAGIYARLVRIILPRLYVVYVSHGWSSIYNGGKLETVYTSLERLLARMTHKVLCVSESDLERAMNRIRIAPEKCTLITNAIFPEQKEISQALPRSPWKILFVGRLASPKRPDLLIEAVKLLSSVEVELTIVGDGPQNSLLITENNQRIKWLGEIKGFSDFGSYHIFCLISDSEGLPMSALEACANGTPVLLSEVGGCPELVTTNGLTTPNSAEEISKKIITIINDYSRFSMEARRQAKKYDIREKTQNYLDLYLNQASDQ, from the coding sequence ATGCCAAGCAGTCCTACCCCCTGTATTGCCTTCATTATCACTAAAAGCGAAGTGGGCGGAGCCCAGCGATGGGTCCTGGATCAAATCAAGCTGCTTGAACAGCATGTAAAATGCATCGTGATTACAGGTGAACGAGGTTGGCTGAGTGAATCCATCCAGAAAGCTCAAGTCTTCATCGAACCAGCATTACTACGTCGACCACCAACCCCCGGAGGCCTCTGGCGCCTCTCTCGTATACTCAAGCAAAATAATGTATCAAGCCTGGTTGCAAGCTCCGCAAACGCCGGTATCTATGCCCGATTAGTCAGAATAATCCTACCCAGGCTATATGTGGTCTATGTGTCTCATGGTTGGTCGTCCATCTACAATGGGGGGAAGCTGGAAACCGTCTACACCTCGTTAGAACGCCTTCTAGCTCGAATGACACACAAAGTCTTGTGCGTCTCCGAATCTGATTTGGAGCGGGCCATGAACAGAATCAGAATTGCTCCAGAAAAATGCACACTGATTACGAATGCCATTTTTCCAGAACAAAAGGAAATCAGTCAGGCACTTCCACGCTCACCCTGGAAAATACTTTTTGTAGGTCGTTTGGCAAGCCCCAAAAGACCTGACCTCCTCATTGAAGCGGTAAAGCTCCTGAGCAGCGTAGAGGTAGAGCTAACCATAGTCGGGGATGGGCCACAAAATAGCCTGCTAATCACAGAAAATAATCAGCGAATAAAATGGCTTGGGGAAATCAAGGGCTTTAGTGACTTCGGCAGTTACCACATCTTTTGTCTAATTTCAGACTCTGAAGGTCTCCCTATGTCAGCGCTAGAGGCATGCGCCAACGGCACCCCTGTTCTGCTAAGTGAAGTGGGCGGCTGCCCTGAACTAGTCACAACTAACGGGCTGACAACCCCAAACAGCGCTGAGGAGATTTCAAAGAAAATAATCACCATTATCAATGATTATTCTCGATTCAGCATGGAAGCACGAAGACAAGCCAAGAAGTATGATATCCGGGAGAAAACCCAGAACTATCTTGACCTATATTTAAACCAAGCCAGTGATCAATAG
- a CDS encoding glycosyltransferase family 2 protein — translation MTKKKFEPLVSIIVPLYNHEGYILDTINSIIEQTYRMVELIIIDDGSTDFSVNAVESIRGLCQERFSRFEFRSRPNKGLCATINEALEWCKGEYVSIIASDDLMCRDKTALQVNFLEANPQSAAVFSGVEIIHADGKHEATMPTPRRVYGFGDIFLHRHFLPAATQMARLKALKETGGYLDGIILEDWYMLLKLAETGKTLDSIEGVACLYRKHGTNISSNITKMNEGRAQVLDLYRNHPLYQRACSNAFLAASSEAGPDSLRSGLNYLWKAFVTYPLVVLQPRFVRQAVRLFFPVFFKGY, via the coding sequence ATGACTAAAAAGAAATTCGAGCCTCTCGTTTCTATAATCGTTCCTCTGTATAACCACGAAGGTTATATACTTGATACTATTAACAGTATAATTGAGCAGACTTATAGAATGGTTGAGCTAATCATTATTGATGATGGTTCAACTGATTTTTCAGTAAATGCCGTGGAGTCAATCCGTGGTCTTTGCCAGGAAAGATTTTCTCGTTTTGAATTCCGTTCTCGTCCAAATAAAGGATTATGTGCGACGATTAATGAGGCTTTGGAGTGGTGCAAAGGAGAGTATGTTTCCATTATTGCGTCTGATGACTTGATGTGCCGAGACAAGACAGCACTGCAAGTAAATTTTCTTGAAGCCAATCCACAGAGTGCAGCTGTATTTTCGGGGGTTGAAATTATTCATGCTGATGGCAAGCATGAAGCTACAATGCCTACCCCGCGTCGTGTGTATGGGTTCGGCGACATTTTTTTGCATCGCCACTTCCTTCCTGCTGCCACTCAGATGGCAAGACTTAAGGCTCTCAAGGAAACGGGAGGATATCTCGATGGCATTATCCTTGAAGACTGGTACATGTTGCTCAAGCTTGCAGAGACAGGAAAAACGCTTGATTCGATTGAGGGTGTTGCCTGTCTGTATCGAAAGCACGGAACCAACATTTCTTCAAATATTACCAAGATGAATGAGGGAAGGGCGCAGGTTCTTGATTTGTACAGAAACCACCCACTATACCAGCGTGCATGCTCCAATGCATTTTTGGCAGCTTCGTCTGAGGCTGGACCTGATTCACTCCGAAGTGGTCTCAATTATTTGTGGAAGGCTTTCGTTACTTACCCTTTGGTTGTCCTTCAGCCGCGTTTTGTAAGGCAGGCTGTCAGATTGTTCTTTCCGGTTTTCTTTAAAGGCTATTGA
- a CDS encoding HAD family hydrolase has protein sequence MIQRIINNSATIVFDCDGVVLDSNKVKTQAFYNAAIPYGEEAAYALVDYHVKHGGVSRYQKFQYFIDEIVGEKLAGFGFEVLLDRYAEFVMQGLHECKMADSLVDLRAATPNQSWVLVSGGDQRELRSVFKARGIEHLFDGGIFGSPDNKIDIFTREIGGNIKLPAVYIGDSKYDYYSSAALGLDFIFLAGWSEVYNWEAWVEAESLSWCNDISEILRLL, from the coding sequence ATGATTCAGAGAATTATAAATAACTCAGCCACAATCGTTTTCGACTGCGATGGTGTCGTTCTGGATTCTAATAAGGTGAAAACCCAGGCTTTCTATAATGCAGCCATCCCTTATGGGGAAGAGGCCGCCTATGCCCTCGTAGACTACCATGTTAAGCATGGTGGGGTTTCACGTTATCAGAAATTTCAATATTTCATTGATGAAATTGTTGGTGAGAAATTGGCCGGCTTTGGTTTTGAGGTCCTGCTTGACCGCTATGCTGAGTTTGTAATGCAGGGGCTTCATGAGTGCAAAATGGCTGATTCTCTAGTGGATCTCCGTGCTGCAACTCCAAATCAATCTTGGGTATTGGTGTCTGGTGGGGATCAGAGGGAGCTGAGGTCAGTTTTCAAAGCACGAGGAATAGAGCACCTTTTCGATGGTGGTATTTTCGGGAGTCCAGATAACAAAATCGATATTTTCACTCGTGAGATAGGTGGCAACATTAAGCTGCCGGCGGTCTATATTGGCGACAGCAAATATGATTATTATTCTTCGGCTGCCTTGGGATTGGATTTCATTTTTCTTGCTGGCTGGTCTGAGGTATATAATTGGGAGGCTTGGGTCGAGGCGGAGTCATTGTCCTGGTGCAATGATATATCTGAAATTTTGAGGTTGTTATGA
- a CDS encoding acylneuraminate cytidylyltransferase family protein, protein MNDSVVCFLPCRKGSQRVPKKNIRPFSNREYGLLSIKIEQILSAEHIKSLVLSTNDEEIISYAQSVGDDRIVIHRRAELLSGSQTSTDELVPHVADLIKDEHILWTHVTSPFVTSKVYDEMIVSYFEALPLGFDSLMSVNKLKGFVWDDDGPVNYDRSVEKWPRTQTLAPLNEINSAAFIASSDIYIECGDRIGQKTYLYETPGFTGFDIDWEEDFLIAECLLEKKLVSL, encoded by the coding sequence ATGAATGATTCTGTAGTATGTTTTTTGCCATGTCGCAAGGGTAGCCAAAGGGTACCCAAAAAGAATATACGGCCTTTCTCAAATAGAGAGTATGGCTTGTTAAGTATCAAGATAGAGCAGATTCTCTCCGCAGAACATATAAAATCACTGGTCCTTTCTACAAATGACGAAGAGATCATCTCATATGCTCAATCGGTTGGTGATGACAGAATTGTCATCCATCGTCGCGCAGAGTTACTGTCCGGGAGCCAGACGAGTACGGACGAGCTGGTTCCTCATGTCGCTGATTTGATAAAGGATGAGCACATCCTCTGGACTCATGTGACCTCTCCGTTCGTTACGTCAAAAGTTTATGACGAAATGATTGTTTCATACTTTGAAGCGTTGCCTTTAGGTTTTGATTCATTAATGAGCGTCAATAAGTTGAAGGGATTTGTCTGGGATGATGATGGTCCTGTTAATTATGACCGATCTGTTGAGAAGTGGCCTAGGACCCAGACGCTCGCGCCATTAAATGAAATTAACAGTGCTGCATTTATTGCATCATCAGACATTTATATTGAATGCGGAGACCGAATTGGTCAAAAAACTTATCTTTATGAAACGCCAGGGTTTACTGGGTTTGATATCGATTGGGAGGAGGATTTTTTGATAGCGGAGTGTCTTTTGGAGAAAAAACTGGTTTCACTATGA